Within the Pseudonocardia alni genome, the region ATGATGACGCCGCAGACCATGGCCGTCATCACCCGGACCTTCCCGGCCGCCCAGCGCGGACGCGCGATGAGCCTGTGGGGCGCCGTCGCCGGCATCGCGACGCTCACCGGGCCGATCGTCGGCGGGCTCCTCGTCGGCGGCCTCGGCTGGGAGTGGATCTTCTTCGTGAACGTCCCGGTCGGGGTGATCGCCTTCGTCGCCGCCTGGCGGCTGGTGCCCTCGCTCGAGACCTCGCGCCGCCGGTTCGACGTCGTCGGTGTGGTGCTGTCCGCCGCGGGCATGTTCCTGCTGGTCTTCGGTATCCAGGAGGGCCAGAAGTTCGGCTGGAGTGCCGGGATCTGGGCGCTGATCGGCAGCGGCGTCGTCGTGCTGGTCGCGTTCGTGTGGTGGCAGCGGGTCACCACCAGCGAGCCGCTGGTCACGCTGCGCCTGTTCCGGGACCGCAACTTCTCGCTGGCCAACATCGCGATCTGCACCGTCGGCTTCGCGATCACCGCGCAGGGCTTCCCGCTGATGATCTACGCGCAGAGCGTGCGCGGCTTCACCCCGACCCAGGCCGCGCTGCTGCTCGCGCCACTGGCGATCTTCTCCGGCGCGCTCGCGCCGTACACCGGTCGGCTGACCGACCGCGTCCACCCGCGACTGATCGGCGGTTTCGGGATGTCGACGTTCGTCATCGCGCTGGCCTGGCTGGCGTGGGTGATGGGCCCGGACACCCCGGTCTGGCAGCTGCTGCTGCCGCTCACCCTGCTCGGCATCTCCAACTCCTGCGTCTGGGCGCCGATCTCCACCAGCGCCACCCGTAACCTGCCGATGGACCAGGCCGGATCCGGGTCGGGTGTCTACAACACGACCCGTCAGGTCGGCGCGGTGCTCGGCAGTGCGGGCATCGCGGTGCTCATGGAGTCGCGGATCGCCGCGCTCGTCCCGGGCGCGTCGGCGATCGGCGGCTCCCCGGAGGTCGCCGCGACCGGCGGCCCGCTGCCCGAGGTGCTCCGTGTCCCCTTCGCGACGGCGATGGCCCAGTCGATGCTGCTGCCCGCGGCCGTGCTGGTGATCGGGTTCGTGGCCGTCGCCTGCTTCGCGACGCCGCGCCACCTGGTCGAGCGCCGCGCGGCCGCGGAGCGCACCGGCTCCGCGGAGTCACTCACCCGGTAGCTCCTCCTCCGGGAGCGGACGCCTCCTCCGGGAGCGGGCGTCGGCGGTGGGCCGGCTGATCGGTCAGGCGGCGGTCCGCACCGGGCGGTCGCGGATGCCTGGTGTGCGAATTCGCTTATCCGGTAAGCGAATTCGCCGGAGAGACGGTATCGGTGGGGACGATCCCGGTGTCGACGGTGGGAGATCGGGCGGTGTCGGGTGGGGGCGGTGTCAGGTGGGGCGGGCCGTGGCGGTCCCACCGGCAGCGTGATCCTGCCCATCGGCCCGCGCAGGGTGCCGGTTCTCCGAATTTCGCTTACCGGGTAAGCGAATTCGTTGGGAGACGGGTGCCCGTGACCGGCCTGGTCGCCCTGCCGCGTCACCCGGTGCCGCGCCGCAAAGGACGGGTCGGCCGAGGTCGGATCGGTCGGGGTCGGATCGGCCGGACCGGTGAGCCCGGCCACCCCGGATGCCGGGCGGCGGCGGCCCGTCCCGTGCTGCCCGTAGGGTTGAGCGGTGCTGTCCGCCGTGCCGCGACCGGTCACCGTCCGGGTTCCCGCGAAGATCAACCTGCACCTCGCCGTGGGCGGGGTGCGGCCGGACGGCTTCCACGACCTCGTCACGGTGTTCCACGCCGTCAGCCTGTTCGACGAGATCTCGGTCGAGCAGGCGCAGGAGCCCGCGCTGGAGGTGCACGGCGACGGCGTCGCCGAGGTGCCGCTGGACGCCACCAACCTGGCCTGGCGAGCGGTCGAGCTGCTCGCGGAGAAGGCCGGGCGCGCCCCGGACGTGCGGGTGACCCTGCGCAAGGGCATTCCGGTCGCGGGCGGCATGGCGGGCGGCTCCGCGGACGCGGCGGGCACACTCGTCGCGCTGTCGTCGCTGTGGCGGCTGGAGCTGGGCCGCGACGAGCTGGCCGAGCTGGCCGCCGAGCTCGGATCGGACGTCACGTTCGGCCTGCACGGCGGCACCGCGCTCGGCACCGGCCGCGGCGAGAAGATCATCCCCGTGCTCGCCCGGCACCGGCTGCACTGGGTGATCGCGCTGGCCCGCGGCGGGCTGTCCACACCGGCGGTGTTCTCCGAGCTGGACCGGCTGCGCGGCGACGGCCCGATCGCCGAGCGGCCGGTCGAGCCCGTCCTGGAGGCACTGTCCTCCGGGGACCCGCGGCGGCTCGCGCTCAACCTGGGCAACGACCTGCAGGTGGCCGCCGTCTCGATGGCCCCGGACCTGCGCCGCACCCTGCGGGCCGGGGTCAACTCCGGCGCGCTCGCCGGGCTGGTGTCCGGGTCCGGGCCGACCTGCGCGTTCCTGTGCGCCGACGCCGACTCGGCCGTCGAGGTCGCGACCGAGCTCGCCGGCATGGGGGTGTGCCGGACGGTGCGGGTTGCCCACGGCCCGGCCGGCGGCGCCCGCATCGTCGACACCTCCGAGACCGGCGGCGACCACCCCCCCGACCGCGGCGGTCCCTCGAGCTCCGGCTCGTGGCCCCCGGTCCGTGCCTGACCTTCCCGACGGTGGAGACGTAGTTGCCCGAGAACCTGCTCAACCTGGAGAACGTCACCGCGCACGTGCCCGGTGACGCCAGCCGTGTCCTGCTCGACGGCGTCTCGCTCGGTGTCGAGCGCGGCGACCGGATCGGCGTCGTCGGCCTCAACGGCGGCGGGAAGTCGACCCTGCTCGACGTGATCACCGGCGACCGGCCCGTCGAGGGCGGCCGGGTCAGCCGCCTCGGGGGCCTGCGGATGGCGCACCTGGTGCAGCACGACCGCTTCCCGGCCGGATCGACGGTGCGCGACATCGTCCTCGCCGACTACGGCGCCGACCACGAGTGGGCCGCCGACGCCCGGGTCCGCGACGTCCTCGACGGGCTCGCCATCTCCGACATCGAGCGGCCCACCGACGGCCTGTCCGGCGGCGAGAAGCGCCGGGTCGCGCTCGCCGCGGCGCTGATCGGGGAGCTCGACCTCGTCGTCCTCGACGAGCCCACCAACCACCTCGACGTCGAGGGCATCGGCTGGCTCGCGACGCACCTGACGGCGCGGCGGATCGCACTCGTCGTCGTCACCCACGACCGCTGGTTCCTCGACACCGTCTGCACCCGGACCTGGGAGGTCGCGAACGGGCGCGTCGAGTCCTACACCGGTGGCTACGCCGACTGGGTCTACGC harbors:
- a CDS encoding DHA2 family efflux MFS transporter permease subunit, giving the protein MTRSREQVVSADGTNPWPALWALVIGFFMILVDATIVTVATPALLTSLDADVNSVVWVTSAYLLAYVVPLLVTGRLGDRFGPKRVYLCGLAVFTLASLWCGLTTTVGALIVARVAQGFGAAMMTPQTMAVITRTFPAAQRGRAMSLWGAVAGIATLTGPIVGGLLVGGLGWEWIFFVNVPVGVIAFVAAWRLVPSLETSRRRFDVVGVVLSAAGMFLLVFGIQEGQKFGWSAGIWALIGSGVVVLVAFVWWQRVTTSEPLVTLRLFRDRNFSLANIAICTVGFAITAQGFPLMIYAQSVRGFTPTQAALLLAPLAIFSGALAPYTGRLTDRVHPRLIGGFGMSTFVIALAWLAWVMGPDTPVWQLLLPLTLLGISNSCVWAPISTSATRNLPMDQAGSGSGVYNTTRQVGAVLGSAGIAVLMESRIAALVPGASAIGGSPEVAATGGPLPEVLRVPFATAMAQSMLLPAAVLVIGFVAVACFATPRHLVERRAAAERTGSAESLTR
- a CDS encoding 4-(cytidine 5'-diphospho)-2-C-methyl-D-erythritol kinase, whose amino-acid sequence is MLSAVPRPVTVRVPAKINLHLAVGGVRPDGFHDLVTVFHAVSLFDEISVEQAQEPALEVHGDGVAEVPLDATNLAWRAVELLAEKAGRAPDVRVTLRKGIPVAGGMAGGSADAAGTLVALSSLWRLELGRDELAELAAELGSDVTFGLHGGTALGTGRGEKIIPVLARHRLHWVIALARGGLSTPAVFSELDRLRGDGPIAERPVEPVLEALSSGDPRRLALNLGNDLQVAAVSMAPDLRRTLRAGVNSGALAGLVSGSGPTCAFLCADADSAVEVATELAGMGVCRTVRVAHGPAGGARIVDTSETGGDHPPDRGGPSSSGSWPPVRA